The Streptomyces nitrosporeus genome includes a window with the following:
- a CDS encoding phosphopantetheine-binding protein: protein MALTLEQIRADVADSLGEDPADIPMDENLLDYGLDSVRIMALLGRWRRDHGVQADFADLAEQPAVEAWGALLGAGS, encoded by the coding sequence ATGGCACTCACCCTGGAACAGATCCGCGCCGATGTCGCCGACTCGCTCGGCGAGGACCCCGCGGACATACCCATGGACGAGAACCTGCTGGACTACGGCCTCGACTCGGTACGCATCATGGCGCTGCTCGGACGCTGGCGCCGTGACCACGGTGTGCAGGCGGACTTCGCCGACCTGGCCGAGCAGCCCGCCGTCGAGGCCTGGGGAGCCCTGCTGGGAGCCGGGTCGTGA
- a CDS encoding YncE family protein gives MTSIRRSRRTVTRATAVAVAIAAGSATALTGTASAHSSDDTVKVAPLVKGLYQSSYSERNNVLWATSAVGRPPVTQSALLKIDPRSLKVEKTIVPPVTDAATGAVEAVYGVAVDDEHNTVWTTNTRNNTVSVYSQRTGAHLATLPNVNHARDVVVDERHNTVWASAFTDGTLVAFDSRTLKEKKRITVAGSGPTGLTLNEKTGALYAADLNGDQLIEVTAKSKAPRLIPTGDGPIAVALSKNGKTAYTADQTAGGVSVIDLKKGLVTKSVPTGAGALSVADDDRTGNIVVVNRTAATATVVNPKKGTVVRTVATGANPNHVQITDGFAYVVDKSGAGLDGADQIHRFRVTR, from the coding sequence ATGACCTCCATCCGCAGAAGCCGTCGCACCGTCACCCGTGCCACCGCCGTCGCCGTCGCGATCGCCGCAGGCAGCGCCACCGCGCTGACGGGCACCGCCTCCGCGCACAGCTCCGACGACACCGTCAAGGTCGCGCCGCTGGTGAAGGGCCTCTACCAGTCCTCCTACTCCGAGCGGAACAACGTCCTGTGGGCGACCTCCGCCGTGGGCCGTCCCCCGGTCACGCAGTCCGCGCTGCTGAAGATCGACCCCAGGAGCCTGAAGGTCGAGAAGACCATCGTCCCGCCGGTCACCGACGCCGCCACGGGCGCGGTCGAGGCCGTCTACGGCGTGGCGGTGGACGACGAGCACAACACCGTATGGACGACCAACACCCGTAACAACACGGTGTCCGTCTACAGCCAGCGCACCGGCGCGCACCTCGCCACCCTCCCGAACGTCAACCACGCCCGGGACGTCGTCGTCGACGAGCGCCACAACACCGTGTGGGCCAGCGCCTTCACGGACGGCACCCTCGTCGCCTTCGACTCCAGGACGCTCAAGGAGAAGAAGCGGATCACCGTCGCCGGCTCCGGCCCGACCGGTCTGACGCTGAACGAGAAGACCGGCGCCCTCTACGCGGCCGACCTGAACGGCGACCAGCTCATCGAGGTCACCGCCAAGTCGAAGGCCCCGCGCCTGATCCCCACGGGCGACGGGCCGATCGCGGTCGCGCTGTCGAAGAACGGCAAGACCGCCTACACCGCCGACCAGACCGCCGGCGGCGTCTCGGTCATCGACCTCAAGAAGGGTCTCGTCACCAAGTCCGTGCCGACCGGTGCGGGCGCCCTGTCCGTCGCCGACGACGACCGCACGGGCAACATCGTGGTCGTCAACCGCACCGCCGCCACGGCGACGGTCGTCAACCCGAAGAAGGGCACGGTCGTCCGCACCGTGGCCACGGGCGCCAACCCGAACCACGTCCAGATCACCGACGGCTTCGCCTACGTGGTCGACAAGTCGGGTGCCGGCCTGGACGGCGCCGACCAGATCCACCGCTTCCGCGTCACCCGCTGA
- a CDS encoding (2,3-dihydroxybenzoyl)adenylate synthase, which yields MTVSDTASPDSTAADADAPAWPAEFAERYRAAGYWRGETFTSVLEAGAAAHPDRTAVVDPAPGRRTWSYRELAERSARLAAGFAERGISKGDRVVLQLPNTGEFIEVAFALFRLGALPVYALPAHRDTEIEYFCSFTGAVAYVIPDRHAGFDHRVLASKVRASAPALRHVFVVGDPGEHTALADVPRDPVSLPAPPAPGDLAFLQLSGGTTGVPKLIPRTHDDYIYSLRGSNEICGVDGDTRFLVVLPAAHNFPMSSPGWLGTLYAGGTVVLCPRPDPATAFPLVESERITMTGMVPPLALIWTDAAPDMEEDLSSLELVLVGGAKYSEAAARRLEPSLGCRLMQVFGMAEGLVNYTRLDDDHETVMTTQGRPISPDDEIRIVDDADEDVPEGGYGHLLTRGPYTIRGYWRAPEHNARSFTPDGFYRTGDIVRRLPSGHLVVEGRAKDQINRGGEKIAPEEIENIILSHPSVHDVSVVGVADEYLGERSLAYVILREGAGPLKPAAVKRLVRERGVAAYKVPDLVEFVEAFPQTGIGKVSKKGLRSDAAPGRTAPRQH from the coding sequence GTGACCGTGAGCGACACCGCGTCCCCCGACAGCACGGCCGCGGACGCCGACGCGCCGGCCTGGCCCGCCGAGTTCGCCGAGCGCTACCGGGCGGCCGGCTACTGGCGCGGGGAGACGTTCACCTCGGTGCTGGAGGCCGGCGCCGCCGCCCATCCCGACCGGACCGCCGTCGTGGACCCGGCGCCCGGGCGCCGTACGTGGAGCTACCGGGAGCTCGCCGAACGCTCCGCGCGGCTGGCCGCCGGGTTCGCCGAGCGCGGGATATCCAAGGGCGACCGGGTCGTCCTCCAGCTCCCCAACACCGGCGAGTTCATCGAGGTGGCCTTCGCGCTGTTCCGCCTCGGCGCGCTGCCCGTGTACGCGCTGCCGGCGCACCGCGACACGGAGATCGAGTACTTCTGCTCCTTCACCGGGGCGGTCGCCTATGTGATCCCCGACCGGCACGCGGGCTTCGACCACCGCGTGCTCGCCTCGAAGGTCCGGGCCAGCGCCCCCGCGCTGCGGCACGTGTTCGTCGTCGGTGATCCGGGCGAGCACACGGCGCTGGCGGACGTGCCCCGCGACCCGGTCTCCCTGCCGGCCCCTCCGGCCCCCGGTGACCTGGCGTTCCTCCAGCTGTCGGGCGGCACGACGGGGGTGCCGAAGCTCATCCCCCGTACGCACGACGACTACATCTACTCCCTGCGGGGTTCCAACGAGATCTGCGGGGTCGACGGTGACACCCGGTTCCTCGTGGTGCTGCCGGCCGCGCACAACTTCCCGATGAGCTCGCCGGGCTGGCTGGGGACGCTGTACGCGGGGGGCACGGTCGTGCTCTGTCCGCGTCCGGATCCCGCCACCGCCTTCCCGCTCGTGGAGTCCGAGCGGATCACCATGACGGGCATGGTGCCGCCGCTCGCCCTGATCTGGACCGACGCCGCCCCCGACATGGAGGAGGACCTGTCCAGTCTGGAGCTGGTCCTGGTCGGCGGTGCCAAGTACAGCGAGGCGGCCGCCCGGCGGCTGGAGCCCTCGCTGGGGTGCAGGCTGATGCAGGTCTTCGGGATGGCCGAGGGGCTCGTCAACTACACGCGGCTGGACGACGACCACGAGACCGTCATGACCACCCAGGGCCGGCCGATCTCCCCGGACGACGAGATCCGGATCGTCGACGACGCCGACGAGGACGTCCCGGAGGGCGGCTACGGGCACCTGCTGACCCGTGGCCCGTACACCATCCGCGGTTACTGGCGCGCCCCCGAGCACAACGCCCGCTCGTTCACACCCGACGGCTTCTACCGCACCGGTGACATCGTGCGGCGGCTCCCCTCCGGGCACCTCGTCGTCGAGGGCCGGGCCAAGGACCAGATCAACCGGGGCGGCGAGAAGATCGCGCCCGAGGAGATCGAGAACATCATCCTCTCCCATCCGTCCGTGCACGACGTGTCCGTGGTGGGGGTCGCCGACGAGTACCTCGGCGAGCGCTCCCTGGCGTACGTCATCCTGCGCGAGGGCGCCGGACCGCTGAAGCCCGCCGCCGTCAAACGGCTGGTCCGCGAACGCGGGGTCGCCGCGTACAAGGTCCCCGACCTCGTCGAGTTCGTCGAGGCGTTCCCGCAGACCGGCATCGGCAAGGTCAGCAAGAAGGGGCTGCGTTCGGACGCGGCCCCCGGCCGTACCGCACCGCGTCAGCACTGA
- the fes gene encoding enterochelin esterase — MITCTPPRDAPHRPPRLARPDGPARLARPGFPLPGPEGTEAFWATVREGGGPVVSPDPEGEADHRAVTFLWRGTPATRAVQVLPNKLGDPRDPAGNLMEHLPGTDVWHWTLRLRHDWRGTYDFYVDEGDGPQTGTPGYWQWLRTRRRPDPHNPRTLPRRWSGDPVSYAELPAAPRAVDWQPRPGVPRGRVAAHDVPDRDTGGSRRVWMYEPPLPDGHTGDLPVLVLLDGEHWQPNLGVATLLDNLVADGRIPPLVALLPESVDADRRWADMTCRPEFAAFLADELLPWAAARLPVTKDPARTVVAGQSLGGLCAAHTALSAPGRFGNALVQSGSFWWPDGPGAEWLTEQIGRGPRIPVRFRLSFGEQEWVALPAARRLRDTLAAAGYHDATYHEFNGGHDYLCWRTELADGLVELLSPRP, encoded by the coding sequence GTGATCACGTGTACGCCCCCGCGGGACGCCCCGCACCGACCTCCGAGGCTCGCGCGTCCGGACGGACCGGCGAGGCTCGCCCGACCCGGCTTCCCGCTGCCCGGCCCCGAGGGGACCGAAGCGTTCTGGGCCACCGTGCGCGAGGGCGGCGGACCGGTCGTCTCGCCCGACCCCGAGGGCGAGGCGGACCACCGCGCCGTGACGTTCCTGTGGCGCGGAACCCCCGCCACCCGGGCCGTCCAGGTCCTCCCCAACAAGCTCGGCGACCCCCGGGACCCGGCGGGCAACCTGATGGAGCACCTGCCCGGCACGGACGTCTGGCACTGGACCCTGCGCCTGCGCCACGACTGGCGTGGCACCTACGACTTCTACGTCGACGAGGGCGACGGCCCGCAGACCGGCACCCCCGGCTACTGGCAGTGGCTGCGCACCCGCCGCCGCCCCGACCCCCACAACCCGCGCACCCTGCCGCGCCGCTGGAGCGGCGACCCGGTCTCCTACGCCGAACTCCCGGCCGCCCCGCGGGCGGTGGACTGGCAGCCGAGGCCCGGGGTGCCGCGCGGCCGCGTCGCGGCCCATGACGTACCGGACCGGGATACCGGCGGCAGCCGCCGCGTCTGGATGTACGAACCGCCGCTGCCCGACGGGCACACCGGGGACCTGCCGGTCCTCGTGCTCCTCGACGGGGAGCACTGGCAGCCGAACCTCGGCGTGGCCACCTTGCTGGACAACCTCGTCGCCGACGGCCGCATCCCGCCGCTCGTCGCGCTGCTGCCGGAGTCCGTGGACGCGGACAGGCGCTGGGCGGACATGACGTGCCGCCCGGAGTTCGCCGCCTTCCTCGCCGACGAGCTGCTGCCCTGGGCCGCCGCCCGGCTCCCCGTCACCAAGGACCCCGCGCGCACCGTCGTCGCCGGGCAGAGCCTGGGCGGGCTGTGCGCCGCCCACACCGCCCTGTCCGCTCCGGGCCGTTTCGGCAACGCCCTGGTGCAGTCGGGGTCCTTCTGGTGGCCCGACGGCCCCGGCGCCGAATGGCTCACCGAGCAGATCGGACGCGGCCCGCGGATCCCCGTCCGCTTCCGGCTCTCCTTCGGCGAGCAGGAATGGGTCGCCCTGCCCGCCGCCCGCCGGCTGCGCGACACCCTGGCCGCCGCCGGCTACCACGACGCCACCTACCACGAGTTCAACGGCGGCCACGACTACCTCTGCTGGCGCACCGAACTCGCCGACGGGCTGGTGGAACTGCTGTCCCCCCGGCCGTAG
- a CDS encoding isochorismatase family protein, giving the protein MALPAIAPYALPTGAELPANRVDWTVDPGRAVLLVHDLQNHFLSAYPAGEQPLTGMLDNTARIIKACRRAGVPVVYSAQKGGQTPEERGLQLDFWGPGAADDPEALAVPEAVAPADGDIVLTKWKYSAFVRTRLEEVLRGSGRDQLVVTGVYAHIGVLMSACDAWMRDIRAFVVADAVADFSREDHDMALRYAAGRCAAVTTTDALLKEI; this is encoded by the coding sequence ATGGCACTTCCCGCCATCGCTCCCTACGCCCTGCCGACCGGAGCCGAACTGCCCGCCAACCGCGTCGACTGGACGGTCGACCCGGGCCGCGCCGTGCTCCTCGTCCACGATCTGCAGAACCACTTCCTCAGCGCCTACCCGGCGGGCGAGCAGCCGCTGACCGGCATGCTCGACAACACCGCCCGGATCATCAAAGCCTGCCGCCGGGCGGGGGTCCCGGTGGTCTACTCGGCGCAGAAGGGCGGCCAGACCCCCGAGGAACGCGGCCTCCAGCTCGACTTCTGGGGGCCCGGGGCGGCCGACGACCCCGAGGCGCTGGCCGTCCCGGAGGCCGTCGCCCCGGCGGACGGGGACATCGTCCTGACCAAGTGGAAGTACAGCGCGTTCGTGCGCACCCGGCTGGAGGAGGTGCTGCGCGGATCCGGCCGCGACCAGCTGGTCGTCACGGGTGTCTACGCCCACATCGGTGTGCTCATGAGTGCCTGCGACGCGTGGATGCGGGACATCCGGGCCTTCGTCGTGGCCGACGCGGTGGCCGACTTCTCCCGTGAGGACCACGACATGGCGCTGCGTTACGCCGCCGGCCGCTGCGCGGCCGTGACCACCACCGATGCGCTGCTGAAGGAGATCTGA
- a CDS encoding phosphodiester glycosidase family protein has translation MITSCALRGRAAAGLAAVLLASSLLAVPAGASAAATRADVPDYPAVDSGFPLGDGTAPRSGVTRLGPGVTYRVYSQGSAADDTWAVWVRFPDGQEMTTVAATATAHAQGLRDAGFPASVMPLDSPASADTYAMTFYGVRVGPYGTAAEAANARTGLKESGYASTRTFFTAETNPGSRGPWQIRVITVAPGAQADVRTEHGADVSGSQTVKQMAAPAGALAAVNGTEFDIASPNNPDFLGYEGVPQGLYVRNNVLLGAPNNGRTALLLNAAGGGHRITETSSRTWVSAPGKGEREIDGLNRVAGQVLGCGGVGGDFRQSADGPTPWTAPLRNGTCYDPDEIVVFRPEWGAVTPGPARKWAGTPVTEAVLNGDWEVLGIRHEPGPVPAGGRVLQGIGRGGAWLATLTPGTEVTPRTTILGPDGASVTSPAFSAVAGGTPALLRDGRIMLNPAANGMAHVSCRLPAPGSGCRPSGVLTARHARTLAGVSAEGHLMLVTIDGRNPLYSVGASLPEAAQVMRWLGARDAVGLGSGGDTTMVVGGSLYNRPWDEWEDTAPRERPMSTAVVVVPRSSS, from the coding sequence GTGATCACTTCCTGCGCCCTGCGCGGACGGGCCGCCGCCGGCCTCGCCGCCGTGCTGCTGGCGTCCTCGTTGCTCGCCGTACCCGCCGGCGCCTCCGCGGCGGCCACCCGGGCGGACGTGCCCGACTACCCGGCCGTGGACTCCGGCTTCCCGCTCGGGGACGGTACGGCACCGAGGAGCGGGGTCACCCGGCTGGGCCCCGGAGTCACCTACCGGGTGTACTCCCAGGGATCGGCGGCCGACGACACGTGGGCGGTGTGGGTGCGGTTCCCCGACGGCCAGGAGATGACCACCGTCGCCGCCACGGCCACGGCGCACGCCCAGGGCCTGCGGGACGCCGGATTCCCCGCCTCGGTGATGCCGCTGGACTCGCCCGCCTCGGCCGACACGTACGCGATGACCTTCTACGGCGTGCGTGTCGGCCCATACGGCACAGCCGCCGAAGCGGCAAACGCGCGCACCGGGCTGAAGGAATCGGGCTACGCGAGCACCCGCACGTTCTTCACGGCCGAGACGAATCCCGGCAGCCGCGGTCCCTGGCAGATCCGCGTCATCACCGTCGCCCCCGGTGCCCAGGCCGACGTCCGCACCGAACACGGTGCGGACGTGTCCGGTTCCCAGACGGTGAAGCAGATGGCGGCCCCGGCCGGTGCGCTGGCCGCTGTCAACGGCACCGAGTTCGACATCGCGTCCCCGAACAACCCGGACTTCCTCGGGTACGAGGGCGTCCCGCAGGGCCTCTACGTACGGAACAACGTTCTGCTCGGCGCACCGAACAACGGGCGGACCGCGCTTCTTCTGAACGCCGCCGGGGGCGGCCACCGGATCACCGAGACCAGCTCCCGCACCTGGGTGTCCGCCCCCGGCAAGGGGGAGCGGGAGATCGACGGGCTGAACCGCGTAGCGGGCCAGGTACTCGGCTGCGGCGGAGTCGGCGGAGACTTCCGCCAGTCCGCAGACGGCCCGACGCCCTGGACGGCCCCCCTGCGCAACGGCACCTGCTACGACCCCGACGAAATCGTGGTGTTCCGCCCGGAGTGGGGCGCCGTCACACCCGGACCCGCCCGGAAATGGGCCGGTACGCCGGTCACCGAAGCAGTGCTGAACGGCGACTGGGAAGTCCTCGGCATCCGGCACGAGCCAGGACCGGTCCCGGCGGGCGGACGCGTCCTCCAGGGCATCGGCCGGGGCGGGGCATGGCTCGCCACCCTCACGCCCGGTACCGAGGTCACACCGCGCACGACGATCCTCGGCCCCGACGGAGCCTCGGTGACCTCGCCGGCCTTCTCCGCCGTCGCGGGCGGGACCCCGGCCCTGCTGCGTGACGGCCGGATCATGCTCAACCCCGCGGCCAACGGCATGGCCCACGTCTCCTGCCGCCTTCCCGCGCCCGGGAGCGGCTGCCGGCCCAGCGGCGTGCTGACCGCCCGGCACGCCCGTACCCTGGCCGGCGTCTCCGCGGAGGGCCACCTGATGCTCGTCACCATCGACGGCCGCAACCCCCTGTACAGCGTCGGTGCGAGCCTGCCGGAGGCCGCACAGGTCATGCGCTGGCTCGGTGCCCGCGACGCCGTGGGACTCGGCAGCGGCGGCGACACCACCATGGTGGTCGGAGGAAGCCTCTACAACCGGCCGTGGGACGAGTGGGAGGACACCGCGCCGCGTGAACGCCCCATGAGCACCGCCGTGGTCGTCGTACCGCGTTCCTCCTCCTGA
- a CDS encoding MbtH family NRPS accessory protein, which translates to MSGEAGPFDPAAGESGTHLVLENSAGRTSLWPVWREVPAGWSVRFGPAPYASCVTVLEPAR; encoded by the coding sequence ATGAGCGGTGAGGCAGGCCCGTTCGATCCGGCGGCCGGGGAGAGCGGCACCCATCTGGTGCTGGAGAACTCCGCGGGGCGTACGTCCCTGTGGCCGGTGTGGCGCGAGGTGCCCGCGGGGTGGTCGGTGCGCTTCGGGCCGGCTCCGTACGCCTCCTGCGTGACCGTGCTGGAGCCGGCCCGGTGA
- a CDS encoding amino acid adenylation domain-containing protein, which yields MTGPLAGGTAGPGGPEAVLPLTAAQAGMWYAQSLDPLSPAQNTAECLEIDGPLDAGLFAGALDRVTGEADALRVRVRSGAEGPRQYLAGSVRLPLSVHDLRETGEPDLRAEEWMRADLAEPFDLAEGPLFRHALFRVGEARWLWYLRIHHLVMDGFGYSLLVRRTAEVYTALAGGAEPGPRVFGSLADLVAEDEAYRASEAFDADRAHWSLEFGDRPEVPRLAGRGALPSRTFHRRTALLEPAAADGVRELAGRLKATWPDVLIAAQALYTSRATGRREVVLGLPMMGRLGSVALRVPGMVMNVLPLRLTVSPGATFAELVRQVVLGIRRVRRHQRYRYEDIRRDLRLLGENRGLVGPLVNVMPFDYALDFAGAPVRARNLSAGPVDDLTVNIYDRADGRGLRIDHDGNPALYDEDALAAHQERFLGLVARLVRADPHAPTAVHTIATPAEHALVTETFNATDRELPPTTLIGPIEAQAARTPDATALVHGTGTLTYAELNTRANRLARHLRTLGARPGTVVAVSLPRSVDLVVSLLAVLKAGAAYLPLDPEYPAQRVAYMLDDAAPVCAVADTAHRLPAGASTPVVVLDGLDLSGYLWSNPCRPLTPAHPAYVIYTSGSTGRPKGVVVPHGAIDNRLRWMQDEYGLTAGDRVLQKTPSSFDVSVWEFFWPLRQGAVLVVADPGGHKDPAYLASLIREQRITTCHFVPSMLQVFLAEADLEACGSLRRVFCSGEALPRETANAFLRALPLAGLHNLYGPTEAAVDVTYHACAPEDTGPVPIGRPVWNTRLYVLDAALQPCPPGVPGELYLAGRQLADGYLGRDELTASRFVADPFGRPGSRMYRTGDLARWTGKGEVEYLGRTDHQVKLRGQRIELGEIEAALAAQDGVDGACALVREDRPGDQLLVGYVTGDADPAAVRAALGRELPEHMVPASVVVLDVFPLSPNGKLDRRELPAPAFGGQEGSRRPSGVREETLTRLFAEVLGVDRVGPDDAFFDLGGTSLLAVRLVGMVREALGAELTIGTLFEAATPAALAARLATGEAAGEDALDVVLRLRGGEEHPPLFAIHPAGGIAWCYAGLSSRLGPGRPLYGIQARGLVRDEPLPRTLQEEAADYVAHIRRVREHGPYRLLGWSVGGVLAHAVAVMLQEAGEEVELLALLDSFPAEQWRDRPAPEEGDALTAVLRMAGFERTGERTRADVVATLRRAGSPLAGLSDLTLSKIVDIVPNHARMMREHVHRVFDGDLLFFTAAAPRAEDWLTYEAWRPHVTGGIVNHDLDCTHPQLMLDRFLDDIAAVLAARLKELDA from the coding sequence GTGACGGGCCCGCTCGCCGGCGGCACGGCCGGTCCCGGCGGGCCGGAGGCGGTGCTCCCGCTGACCGCAGCCCAGGCGGGCATGTGGTACGCCCAGTCGCTCGACCCGCTCAGTCCGGCGCAGAACACGGCGGAGTGCCTGGAGATCGACGGGCCGCTCGACGCGGGGCTGTTCGCCGGCGCCCTCGACCGGGTGACCGGTGAGGCCGACGCCCTGCGGGTCCGGGTGCGAAGCGGTGCCGAGGGCCCGCGCCAGTACCTGGCCGGCTCGGTCCGGCTGCCGCTGTCCGTGCACGACCTGCGGGAGACCGGTGAGCCGGACCTGCGGGCCGAGGAGTGGATGCGCGCCGATCTGGCCGAGCCGTTCGACCTGGCGGAGGGGCCGCTGTTCCGGCACGCGCTGTTCCGGGTCGGTGAGGCGCGCTGGCTCTGGTACCTGAGGATCCACCACCTGGTGATGGACGGCTTCGGCTACTCCCTGCTCGTCCGGCGCACCGCCGAGGTCTACACGGCGCTGGCGGGCGGCGCGGAGCCCGGGCCGCGGGTCTTCGGGTCGCTCGCCGACCTGGTCGCCGAGGACGAGGCGTACCGTGCCTCCGAGGCCTTCGACGCGGACCGGGCGCACTGGAGCCTGGAGTTCGGCGACCGGCCCGAGGTGCCCCGGCTCGCGGGCCGGGGCGCGCTGCCCTCGCGTACCTTCCACCGGAGGACCGCCCTTCTGGAGCCGGCGGCGGCCGACGGGGTGCGGGAGCTGGCCGGCCGGCTGAAGGCGACCTGGCCCGATGTCCTGATCGCCGCCCAGGCGCTGTACACGTCCCGGGCGACGGGCCGGCGCGAGGTGGTGCTCGGCCTGCCCATGATGGGGCGGCTGGGCTCGGTCGCGCTGCGGGTGCCCGGCATGGTGATGAACGTGCTGCCGCTGCGGCTGACCGTCTCCCCCGGGGCGACGTTCGCCGAGCTGGTCCGCCAGGTGGTGCTCGGCATCCGCCGGGTGCGCCGCCACCAGCGCTACCGCTACGAGGACATCCGCCGCGACCTGCGGCTGCTGGGCGAGAACCGGGGCCTGGTGGGTCCGCTCGTCAACGTCATGCCCTTCGACTACGCCCTGGACTTCGCCGGTGCCCCCGTGCGCGCCCGCAACCTGTCCGCCGGACCGGTCGACGACCTGACGGTGAACATCTACGACCGGGCCGACGGCCGCGGTCTGCGTATCGACCACGACGGCAACCCGGCCCTGTACGACGAGGACGCCCTGGCCGCCCACCAGGAACGGTTCCTCGGTCTGGTGGCGCGTCTGGTGCGCGCCGACCCGCACGCCCCGACCGCCGTGCACACCATCGCCACGCCGGCCGAACACGCCCTGGTCACCGAGACGTTCAACGCCACGGACCGGGAACTGCCGCCGACGACGCTGATCGGCCCGATCGAGGCGCAGGCCGCCCGCACCCCGGACGCGACCGCGCTGGTCCACGGCACCGGCACGCTCACCTACGCCGAGCTGAACACCCGGGCCAACCGGCTGGCCCGGCACCTGCGGACGCTCGGGGCCCGTCCGGGGACGGTGGTGGCGGTGTCGCTGCCGCGTTCGGTGGACCTGGTGGTCTCGCTACTCGCGGTGCTGAAGGCGGGGGCCGCCTATCTGCCCCTGGACCCGGAGTACCCGGCGCAGCGGGTCGCCTACATGCTGGACGACGCGGCTCCGGTGTGCGCGGTCGCGGACACGGCCCACCGGCTGCCCGCGGGCGCCTCCACCCCGGTGGTGGTCCTGGACGGTCTGGACCTCTCGGGCTACCTGTGGTCGAACCCGTGCCGTCCGCTGACGCCGGCTCATCCGGCGTACGTCATCTACACCTCCGGTTCCACGGGCCGGCCCAAGGGGGTCGTGGTCCCGCACGGGGCGATCGACAACCGGCTGCGCTGGATGCAGGACGAGTACGGTCTGACGGCCGGGGACCGGGTGCTGCAGAAGACCCCGTCGTCCTTCGACGTGTCCGTGTGGGAGTTCTTCTGGCCGCTGCGCCAGGGGGCGGTCCTGGTCGTCGCCGATCCGGGCGGGCACAAGGACCCGGCCTACCTCGCCTCGCTCATCCGCGAACAGCGGATCACCACCTGCCACTTCGTGCCGTCGATGCTCCAGGTGTTCCTGGCCGAGGCGGACCTGGAGGCGTGCGGCAGTCTGCGCCGGGTGTTCTGCAGCGGTGAGGCGCTGCCCCGGGAGACCGCGAACGCCTTCCTCCGCGCGCTGCCCCTCGCCGGCCTGCACAATCTGTACGGCCCCACGGAGGCGGCCGTCGACGTCACCTACCACGCGTGCGCGCCGGAGGACACGGGCCCCGTGCCGATCGGCAGGCCGGTGTGGAACACCCGGCTGTACGTGCTGGACGCGGCGCTGCAGCCGTGTCCGCCGGGTGTGCCGGGCGAGCTCTACCTGGCGGGCCGTCAGCTCGCCGACGGCTATCTGGGCCGGGACGAGCTCACGGCGTCCCGTTTCGTCGCCGATCCCTTCGGCCGGCCGGGCAGCCGGATGTACCGTACGGGTGACCTGGCCCGCTGGACCGGCAAGGGCGAGGTGGAGTACCTCGGGCGTACGGACCACCAGGTCAAGCTGCGGGGGCAGCGCATCGAACTCGGTGAGATCGAGGCGGCGCTGGCAGCCCAGGACGGGGTGGACGGGGCGTGTGCCCTGGTCCGCGAGGACCGGCCCGGCGACCAGCTGCTGGTCGGCTATGTGACCGGGGACGCCGATCCCGCCGCCGTGCGCGCCGCGCTGGGCAGGGAGCTGCCGGAGCACATGGTGCCGGCCTCGGTGGTGGTGCTGGACGTGTTCCCGCTGAGCCCCAACGGCAAGCTGGACCGCCGGGAGCTGCCCGCCCCCGCCTTCGGCGGCCAGGAGGGTTCACGGCGCCCCTCGGGAGTCCGGGAGGAGACCCTGACCCGGCTGTTCGCGGAGGTCCTCGGGGTGGACCGGGTCGGCCCGGACGACGCCTTCTTCGACCTGGGCGGCACCTCGCTGCTGGCGGTGCGGCTGGTGGGGATGGTGCGGGAGGCGCTCGGAGCCGAACTGACCATCGGGACGCTCTTCGAGGCGGCCACCCCGGCCGCGCTGGCGGCCCGTCTGGCGACGGGGGAGGCGGCCGGGGAGGACGCGCTGGACGTCGTCCTGCGGCTGCGCGGCGGCGAGGAGCACCCGCCGCTGTTCGCCATCCACCCGGCGGGCGGTATCGCCTGGTGCTACGCGGGCCTGTCGTCCCGGCTGGGGCCGGGCCGGCCGCTGTACGGCATCCAGGCCCGCGGTCTGGTCCGGGACGAGCCGCTGCCGCGCACCCTCCAGGAGGAGGCGGCCGACTACGTGGCGCACATCCGCCGGGTGCGGGAGCACGGTCCGTACCGGCTGCTGGGCTGGTCGGTCGGCGGGGTGCTGGCCCACGCGGTGGCGGTGATGCTCCAGGAGGCCGGGGAGGAGGTCGAACTCCTCGCGCTGCTCGACTCGTTCCCGGCCGAGCAGTGGCGGGACCGGCCCGCGCCCGAGGAGGGCGACGCGCTCACCGCGGTGCTGCGGATGGCGGGCTTCGAGCGGACCGGCGAGCGGACCAGGGCCGATGTGGTGGCCACGCTGCGCCGGGCGGGCAGCCCGCTGGCCGGGCTCAGCGACCTGACCCTGTCGAAGATCGTGGACATCGTGCCCAACCACGCCCGCATGATGCGTGAGCATGTGCACCGGGTCTTCGACGGTGACCTGCTGTTCTTCACGGCGGCGGCACCGCGGGCGGAGGACTGGCTGACGTACGAGGCATGGCGGCCCCATGTGACCGGAGGGATCGTGAACCACGACCTCGACTGCACCCACCCGCAGTTGATGCTGGACCGGTTCCTCGACGACATCGCCGCCGTGCTGGCGGCCCGGCTGAAGGAGCTCGACGCATGA